The Thermoplasmata archaeon genome has a window encoding:
- a CDS encoding (2Fe-2S)-binding protein, with translation MVLRDPATVNAVGADMQKVSVNVNGVAHSADLEARTLLVHFLRENLGLTGTHIGCDTTNCGACTVLLDGKAVKSCTVLAVQASGRSVMTVEGLEQDGKLHPIQEGFHEEHGLQCGFCTPGMMMSAVAFLKKHPNPTEAEIRHAIAGNLCRCTGYVNIVKSIQYAANKLRESPGGGKA, from the coding sequence ATGGTCCTTCGTGACCCGGCGACCGTGAACGCCGTGGGTGCGGACATGCAGAAGGTCAGTGTGAACGTGAACGGGGTCGCCCATTCGGCGGACCTCGAGGCTCGCACACTGCTCGTGCATTTCCTCCGGGAGAACCTCGGGCTGACGGGGACCCACATCGGGTGCGACACGACGAACTGCGGGGCGTGCACGGTCCTCCTGGACGGGAAGGCGGTGAAGTCCTGCACGGTCCTCGCGGTCCAGGCGAGCGGTCGGAGCGTGATGACCGTGGAGGGCCTGGAGCAGGATGGCAAGCTCCACCCGATCCAGGAAGGCTTCCACGAGGAGCATGGCCTCCAGTGCGGCTTCTGCACGCCGGGCATGATGATGTCCGCCGTGGCGTTCCTTAAGAAGCATCCCAACCCGACGGAGGCGGAGATCCGCCACGCGATTGCGGGCAACCTCTGCCGCTGCACGGGGTACGTGAACATCGTCAAGTCGATCCAATACGCGGCGAACAAACTGCGGGAATCCCCTGGAGGTGGCAAGGCATGA
- a CDS encoding xanthine dehydrogenase family protein subunit M — MIPPKFEYYAPTSVEDAVDLLDRFEGEAKVLAGGQSLLPLLKLRLAEPKALIDLNRIPNLAYLREEGDLLKIGALTRTNDLNDSDLIRSRYPIFADAAAVIADPLVRNLGTVGGNVSHGDPANDLPACMIALGAKYIVRGSHGNRTVSADQFYVDTFATALEPNEVLVEIQIPRTKAGQGSAYVKLEKRAGDFPIAGVAVSLVESRGKVEAAGMGLTAVGPTVIRAKEAEGALAGHAPDEATFRHAADLARKAAKPVSDLRGPAEYKASMVAVLARRALQAAHGRAQGGR, encoded by the coding sequence ATGATTCCGCCGAAGTTTGAGTACTACGCGCCGACATCTGTGGAGGACGCCGTCGATCTGCTAGACCGCTTCGAGGGTGAGGCTAAGGTCCTTGCGGGAGGGCAGAGCCTGCTCCCGCTCCTGAAGCTCCGCCTCGCAGAGCCGAAGGCCCTGATCGACCTGAACCGGATTCCGAATCTCGCCTACCTCCGCGAGGAGGGCGACCTCCTGAAGATTGGGGCCTTGACCCGGACCAACGACTTGAACGACTCGGATCTGATTCGCTCAAGATACCCCATCTTCGCGGACGCCGCGGCGGTCATCGCCGACCCGCTCGTGCGGAACCTGGGAACCGTGGGGGGGAACGTCTCGCATGGAGATCCGGCCAACGATCTCCCCGCGTGCATGATTGCTCTGGGCGCGAAGTACATCGTTCGCGGATCCCACGGGAATCGCACGGTCTCCGCCGATCAGTTCTATGTCGACACCTTCGCGACGGCCCTCGAGCCCAATGAGGTCCTCGTCGAGATTCAAATCCCGCGGACGAAGGCGGGCCAGGGCAGCGCGTACGTGAAACTCGAGAAGCGCGCGGGAGACTTCCCGATCGCGGGTGTGGCGGTCAGCTTGGTGGAGTCGCGGGGCAAGGTCGAGGCCGCCGGCATGGGGCTTACCGCCGTGGGTCCGACCGTGATCCGGGCGAAGGAAGCCGAGGGCGCCCTCGCCGGCCATGCGCCGGACGAGGCCACATTCCGCCACGCCGCGGACCTCGCTCGCAAGGCGGCGAAGCCCGTGTCGGATCTTCGGGGACCCGCAGAGTACAAGGCGTCCATGGTGGCGGTCCTGGCGCGTCGCGCCTTGCAGGCGGCGCACGGTCGCGCCCAAGGAGGGCGGTGA